A genomic window from Gemmatimonadaceae bacterium includes:
- a CDS encoding acyl-CoA dehydrogenase yields MHDSIYFEDHHLATREMVRAFAREEVAPVARQFDESQEFPWDNVKKMADLGLLGIPWSEELGGAGLDTISFIIAIEELARVCASHSITISAHTTLGTSPIVNFGSRAQVERFVPTLASGSVLGGFGLTEPSAGSDAGGTQSRAVKKGGKYVLNGTKRFITHGGVGEVFVVTAVTDPAAGTKGISSFILTKDTCDLEAAARVGMGHDPSFGAMPGFRAGKKEDKLGWRASDTRELIFEDVEVPAENLLGEEGRGFINFMKTLDAGRIGIAALSLGVAQGAFEQALEYTGVRKQFGKRIAEFQGVHFQLSDMATEIEAARHLVYHAAWLSQHGHPYSKEAAMAKLFASELAMRTTIKAIQLHGGYGYTKDYPVERMMRDAKIGEIGEGTSEVQRMVIARQLISDLGR; encoded by the coding sequence ATGCACGACAGCATCTACTTTGAAGATCACCATCTCGCGACGCGCGAGATGGTCCGCGCCTTCGCCCGGGAAGAAGTCGCCCCGGTCGCGCGACAGTTCGACGAGTCCCAGGAGTTCCCCTGGGACAACGTCAAGAAGATGGCGGACCTCGGCCTGCTCGGAATTCCCTGGAGCGAAGAGCTCGGCGGGGCGGGGCTGGACACCATCTCGTTCATCATCGCCATCGAGGAGTTGGCTCGCGTCTGCGCCTCGCACTCCATCACCATCTCGGCGCATACGACGCTAGGCACCTCGCCGATCGTGAACTTCGGGAGCCGCGCCCAGGTCGAGCGTTTCGTACCGACGCTTGCGTCGGGCTCTGTACTCGGCGGCTTCGGCCTCACCGAGCCCAGTGCCGGCTCCGACGCCGGCGGCACGCAGTCGCGGGCGGTCAAGAAGGGCGGCAAGTACGTCCTCAACGGGACGAAGCGCTTCATCACCCACGGCGGCGTCGGTGAGGTGTTCGTCGTCACGGCGGTGACTGACCCCGCGGCCGGGACCAAGGGCATCTCCAGCTTCATCCTCACCAAGGACACCTGCGACCTCGAGGCGGCGGCCCGCGTGGGGATGGGGCACGACCCCAGCTTCGGCGCGATGCCCGGATTCCGCGCCGGTAAGAAGGAAGACAAGCTCGGCTGGCGCGCTTCGGACACCCGCGAGCTGATCTTCGAGGACGTCGAGGTCCCGGCCGAGAACCTGCTCGGCGAGGAGGGGCGCGGCTTCATCAATTTTATGAAGACGCTCGATGCCGGGCGCATCGGCATCGCGGCGCTGTCGCTGGGCGTGGCACAGGGCGCCTTTGAGCAGGCGCTGGAGTACACCGGCGTGCGGAAGCAGTTCGGCAAGCGCATCGCCGAGTTCCAGGGCGTGCACTTTCAGCTCTCCGATATGGCGACGGAAATAGAGGCGGCGCGCCACCTCGTCTACCACGCTGCCTGGCTCAGCCAGCACGGACACCCGTACTCGAAGGAAGCCGCGATGGCCAAGCTCTTCGCCTCGGAGTTGGCGATGCGCACGACCATCAAGGCCATCCAGCTCCACGGCGGCTACGGCTACACCAAGGACTATCCCGTCGAGCGGATGATGCGTGATGCCAAGATCGGGGAGATCGGGGAGGGCACGTCCGAGGTACAGCGGATGGTGATTGCCCGGCAGCTGATCAGCGACCTAGGTCGCTAG